GCCGTCGCGCTCATCGCCGCGCTCGTGCTGGTCCCCGCGCACGTCAACGAGACCACCGAGCCCGTCGACAACCTCGGCGGCGTGCTGTCCGTGGCGCTGGTGGGCGCGCTCATCCTCGCCATCAACTTCGCCCCGGTGCCCGGCTCCACGACCCTGGTCGCGGTCTTCGCCCTGGTCACCGTCGTTGCCGGCGCCGCGTTCGCCGTACGCGAGCGCCGTGCCGCCAACCCGCTGTACGACCTGAACATCGCCTCGCGCCGCATCTTCTGGGTCGCCGCGTGCGCCGGCATCATCGTGTTCGGCTCGCTCATGGGCGCGATGTTCATCGGCCAGCAGTTCCTGCAGAACGTCCTGGGCTACTCGACCATCGATGCGGGAATGGCGATCCTGCCCGCCGCCCTGTTCATGGTCGTCTGCGCGCCCCGCTCGGCCAAGCTCGTGGAGACCCACGGCGCGCGCTTCACGCTGCTCGTCGGATACGTGTTCGTGCTGCTCGGCTTCCTCACCATGCTGCTGCTGTGGGGCGAGGGCGCCGCCTACTGGAAGATCGGCCTCGGCTACGCCTTCATCGGCGCCGGAGTCGGGTTCGCCGGCACCCCGGCCTCGCGCTCGCTGACCGGGGCCGTGCCGGTCACCCGCGCGGGCATGGCATCGGGCACCGCCGACCTGCAGCGCGACCTCGGCGGCGCGATGATGCAGTCGATCTTCGGGGCGCTGCTGACCGCCGGCTACACCGCAGCGGCCACCGCCGACCTCGCCACGGCGCCCCCGGCCGACGTGAACGCGAGCGTCCAGGCGCAGCTGACCAAGTCCTTCGCCGGCGCCGCGGCCACCGCCCAGCAGTACCCCCAGTACAGCGAGCAGATCACCGCCGCGGCCAAGACCGCGTTCCTGGAGGGTGACCAGTGGGCACACCTCGCCGGCGTCATCGCCGTCCTGATCGGTGGGGCACTGGTGTACTTCTTCTTCCCCCGGATGCAGGACGAGCGGGAGCTGCTCGCCGCGTACCACGCCCAGGACACGGCGCGGGCACCGGCGGTCGAAAGCCGCTGACCAGGCGGCCGTGGTCAGGGCAGCAGCTCGACGTAACCGTCGCTGCCGTACACGCGGATCCGCTGCCCGTCGGCGATCAGCCGGGTCGCGTCCGCCACCCCGACGACGGCGGGGAGGCCGTACTCCCGCGCGATCACCGCGCCGTGTGTCATCAGCCCGCCCACCTCGGTCACCAGGCCGGTGACGGAGACGAAGAGGGGTGTCCAGCTCGGATCCGTGTGCGGCGTGACGAGGATGTCACCGGGTTCGAGATCAGCCTGAGCCAGGTCCAGGATGACGCGGGCCCGCCCCTCGACGGTCCCGGCGGAGACCGGCAGGCCGGCCAGCGCACCGGCCGGCACGTCGTCGCGCCGGTACGCCCCGGAGACGGCCTCACCGTCCGAGGTCAGCACCCGCGGCGGCCTGAGCGCCTGGTACGACCGGAACGCGTCCTTGCGCTCCTCGATGAGCCGCGCATCCACGCCGCCCGAACGCACGGCGTCGTGCAGCTCCTGGAACGTCAGGTAGAACGCGTCCTCCGCGTCGGGCAGCGCGCCCGACCGCACGAGCCGTTCGGCCTCTGCGACCAGGGCCTGCTTGTAGACGAAGTAGCGGCTGACGATGTCGTACTTCGGGTACTCCCGATACCCGATGAAGGTCCGGACGCGGTCGATCATCCGCTTGGTCTCGCCGGCCTTCCGGTCCCCGTCCGGCAGGGCCCGCAGGCGTGACAGCACGTCCTGCTCCTTCTGCAGCGCCTGCTGCCGCCCCCGCTCGAAGCGCCGCGCGGCGGCGCCCGGCTCGAAGTTCCGGACGTTGTCGAGGATCGCCGGCACCAGCGTGGCCGGGCGCTCGCGCCAGCGCGGGCGGGTGATGTCGATCTCGCCGACGCAGCGCATGCCGTACCGGTCCAGGTATGCCTCGATGGCGTCGCGCGCGGCAGCCCCACCGGCGAGCTTCGGCAGCTCGTCCAGGAAGGCGTCGTCCACCCCGGTTTGAAGGAAGGCCACCACCGCCGGGTGCGGGCGGATCACGTCGGCGACGTCGAGCAGCGCCAGCCCCATCTCCGACGTGATGTTGCCGGGGGCGGACAGCGTGAGCGTGTCGGCCGCGTTCTTCTCGCCCAGCCACTCCTGCAGCCGGTCGTTGAGCCACCAGGTGGCCTCCATACCCGCCATGATCGCCTGCATGCTCAGCGGCTGGGCGAGGACGCGTTTGTGCTCCTGGACCGCCTCCAGCAGGAACTCGAACAGCGCCGGTCCGCTGTGGTCCGCGATGTCGCGCCGCAGCGCCGCCAGGGACGCCTGACTGCGCTCGATCAGCTCGGCGACGATGGCCGGATCCGTCTCGAGCGGGGCGGGCGCGCCACCGGGCGACGGACCGGCGGGACCGTCGTCAGGCAGCGTCGGGATGAAGTCGCCGCGCTCGAGTACGGTCTCCAGCGCGTCCCTGACCAGCGGATCGCCCTTGCCCATCAGCTCCAGCAGGGCGGCGCGGTTCGCGGGCGAGGCCAGGCGCCGGGCGACGTCGACGAACAGCCTCCCGCCCGCCTCGTGCATCGGCGCCATGGCCGTGAGCTGCCACATGGACAGCCCCAGCGGCTTCATCGCGTCGGTCATCATCTGCTGGTGGCCCACGGACACATAGAGGTGATTCTCCTGGTCGTGCGCGGTGGGCACGGGGAACAGCGTGGTGACCGGCCGGCTCTGCACGATCTGGAAGCCGTCGCCGTCCAGGCACCATTCGATGTCCTGTGGACAGCCGAAATGCGCCTCGATCCGCCGTCCCAGCTGTACCAGCTGCACGACCTGGGCATGCGTCAGCGCCGGCTGCTCCTGCCGCTGCGGGTCGATCGCCACCTCCCGCGTCCCGCCGCCAGGCAGGGCGCTGACGGCACGCTGCTTGGCGGAGACCACCTCGGCGATCACCTCGCCGTCGCGCACCTTGAAGACGTCCGGGTTCACCAGGCCGGAGACCAGGGCCTCGCCCAGGCCGAACCCGGCGTCCACGGTGGCGACCTTCCGGTTGCCCGTGACCGGGTCGGCCGTGAACAGGATGCCGGACGCTTCGGGGAAGACCATCCGCTGCACGACCACGGCCATGTGCACCGTGCGGTGATCGATGCCGTTGCGCAGGCGGTACGTCACGGCCCGCTCGGTGAACAGCGACGCCCAGCACCGGCTGACGTGATCGAGGATCGCTTCCGGCCCGATCACGTTCAGATACGTGTCCTGCTGTCCGGCGAAGGACGCCGTCGGCAGGTCCTCCGCCGTCGCGCTGGACCGCACGGCGTAGGCCGCGTGCTCGCCGTGCCGGGCGAGCGCGCCGGTGATCGCCGCCGCCAGTTCGTCCGGGACGGCGATCCTTTCAACGGTCCGGCGGATCTCCGCGCTGAGCGTGCGGATCGACTCCCGGTCGTCCGGGTTCAGGCGCGACAGCCGGCCGAGCTGATCGCCGAGCGCCGGCGCCTGCGCCATGACCTGCCGGAACGCGTCCGTCGTCACGCAGAACCCGCCGGGCACGCGGATGCCCTCGATCCGCGACAGCACGCCCAGGTGCGCGGCCTTGCCACCGACGACCGCCAGTTGCGTCCCGTCGACCTCTTGCAGCTCCAAGACACCCACGTCGTGCCCCCTGTCCTCGTCGGCGCCGGGTCCGGCCGCCGATTCTGCGGCAAGACCGGGGTCTTGCCGCAAGACCCCGGGTGCGCTATACGTTAGAAGTGGCAGGCAGCGTTCTTCCTGCCTCTTCTTCTGTCGTCGCCGCGTGGCGGGCGCTCAGTCGAGACAGAACTCGTTGCCCTCGACGTCCTGCATCAGCAGGCACGACTCGTTGTACTCATCGGCACGCCACAGGTGCACGCGCGTCGCGCCGAGCGCGACCAGCCGGGCGCATTCGGCCTCCAGCGCGGCCACGCGCTCCTCACCCTTGAGTCCGGTGCCGACCCGCACGTCGAGATGCACCCGGTTCTTGACGACCTTGCCCTCCGGCACGCGCTGGAAGTACATCCGCGGGCCCGCCCCGAGGGATCCATGGCGACGGCCCCGGCACCCTGGCGCTCAGGCGGCAGCGTGCGTTCGTAGTCGTCCCACGTGGCGAAGCCCTCCGGCGGCGCCGGGACGACGTACCCCAGCACCTCGCACCAGAAGCGGGCGACGCGCCCAGGCTCTGCGCAGTCGAAGGTGACCTGAACCTGCTTGATCGACTTCATCACCACACCATAGAGGCAAGACCTTCATCGTTCCCGCGGCCCGCTGCTCGCGGCGGGAGCGCGGACACGCTCCCGCCGCATGGGCGTCAGCCGGCGAGGGCGATGTCGGTGACCTGGCCGCCGCCCGCCATCGTCAGCCACGAGGTGTACGGACCCTGCTTGGCGTAGTAGCTGCCGCTGCCGATGAACCCGAACCAGTCCTGGCCGTTGACGGCGACGTCGCGCACCTGCCCGCCGGTGGCCAGCGCCAGCCATTCGGCGTACAGCCCGGCCTTGGCGTAGAAGTCGCCCGACTGGATCCAGCCGATCCAGTTCCCGGCGAGCACCACCTTGGTCGCGCCACCGGCGTTGACCGCCCGCCACGATGCGTACGGGCCGTCCTTGGCGTTCAGGATCCCCGCCGCGTTGACGAACGCGAACCGCTCGCCGCTGATCGCGATGTCGCGCACCTGCCCGCCGCCGGCCATGGTCAGCCAGCCGCCGAAGATGCCCTGCTTGGCCAGGAAGTCGCCGCCCTGGATCAGCCCGATCCAGTCGCCGTTCAGCTCCACCCGGGTCGCGCCACCGGCGTTGATCGCCTGCCAGGCCGCGTACGGCCCGTCCTTGACGTACGCGACGCCCGCCGTGTTGACGAACGCGAACCGGTCGCCGCTGATGGCGATGTCGCGCACCTGCCCGCCGCCGGCCATGGTGAGCCAGCCGCCGTAGACGCCGTCCTTGGCGTAGAAGCTGCCGCCCTGGATCCAGCCGATCCAGTTGCCGCCGAGCACCGCCTTGGTGGCGCCGCCCGCGTTGACCGCCTGCCAGGAGGCGTACGCGCCGTCCTTGACGTGCAGCACGCCCGCCGCGTTCACGAAGGCGAAGCGTTCGGCGACGGCACCCGCGGCGGGCAGGTCGGCGAACGGCAGGTTGATCGCCGAGCCCTTGGTGACCGTGCCGCCGCACGTGTACGCCGGGCTGATGCCGTAGACGGCGTTGTTGC
The Catellatospora sp. IY07-71 DNA segment above includes these coding regions:
- a CDS encoding MFS transporter; amino-acid sequence: MSSPTEPETVAPPRQGRVLTALILVAAVANLNLAVANVALPDIGLAFDSSQTALNLVAVAYSLGLACSVIYLGALGDRYGRKLMLVAGVGLSVPACLLAAYAPSDTVLIVARLLGGFAAGMAYPTTLALITALWSGAARTKAIALWSATGGAIAALGPLAAGFLLEHHWWGSVFLLTLPLAAVALIAALVLVPAHVNETTEPVDNLGGVLSVALVGALILAINFAPVPGSTTLVAVFALVTVVAGAAFAVRERRAANPLYDLNIASRRIFWVAACAGIIVFGSLMGAMFIGQQFLQNVLGYSTIDAGMAILPAALFMVVCAPRSAKLVETHGARFTLLVGYVFVLLGFLTMLLLWGEGAAYWKIGLGYAFIGAGVGFAGTPASRSLTGAVPVTRAGMASGTADLQRDLGGAMMQSIFGALLTAGYTAAATADLATAPPADVNASVQAQLTKSFAGAAATAQQYPQYSEQITAAAKTAFLEGDQWAHLAGVIAVLIGGALVYFFFPRMQDERELLAAYHAQDTARAPAVESR
- the rph gene encoding rifamycin-inactivating phosphotransferase, whose protein sequence is MGVLELQEVDGTQLAVVGGKAAHLGVLSRIEGIRVPGGFCVTTDAFRQVMAQAPALGDQLGRLSRLNPDDRESIRTLSAEIRRTVERIAVPDELAAAITGALARHGEHAAYAVRSSATAEDLPTASFAGQQDTYLNVIGPEAILDHVSRCWASLFTERAVTYRLRNGIDHRTVHMAVVVQRMVFPEASGILFTADPVTGNRKVATVDAGFGLGEALVSGLVNPDVFKVRDGEVIAEVVSAKQRAVSALPGGGTREVAIDPQRQEQPALTHAQVVQLVQLGRRIEAHFGCPQDIEWCLDGDGFQIVQSRPVTTLFPVPTAHDQENHLYVSVGHQQMMTDAMKPLGLSMWQLTAMAPMHEAGGRLFVDVARRLASPANRAALLELMGKGDPLVRDALETVLERGDFIPTLPDDGPAGPSPGGAPAPLETDPAIVAELIERSQASLAALRRDIADHSGPALFEFLLEAVQEHKRVLAQPLSMQAIMAGMEATWWLNDRLQEWLGEKNAADTLTLSAPGNITSEMGLALLDVADVIRPHPAVVAFLQTGVDDAFLDELPKLAGGAAARDAIEAYLDRYGMRCVGEIDITRPRWRERPATLVPAILDNVRNFEPGAAARRFERGRQQALQKEQDVLSRLRALPDGDRKAGETKRMIDRVRTFIGYREYPKYDIVSRYFVYKQALVAEAERLVRSGALPDAEDAFYLTFQELHDAVRSGGVDARLIEERKDAFRSYQALRPPRVLTSDGEAVSGAYRRDDVPAGALAGLPVSAGTVEGRARVILDLAQADLEPGDILVTPHTDPSWTPLFVSVTGLVTEVGGLMTHGAVIAREYGLPAVVGVADATRLIADGQRIRVYGSDGYVELLP
- a CDS encoding M23 family metallopeptidase; the encoded protein is MTGRAAKRTWWTLAVTALWGTLVLVPAQPAAAQTGAMIQPVDGVVTGVLSNRCGSTDSDHYGVDIAANSGKAIGAAYPGTVTFAGWTSGGGNTVTVSHAAGYVTRYLHLVQAPSVGAGQAVSQGQLLGYVGSTGNSTGPHLHFEIWRNNAVYGISPAYTCGGTVTKGSAINLPFADLPAAGAVAERFAFVNAAGVLHVKDGAYASWQAVNAGGATKAVLGGNWIGWIQGGSFYAKDGVYGGWLTMAGGGQVRDIAISGDRFAFVNTAGVAYVKDGPYAAWQAINAGGATRVELNGDWIGLIQGGDFLAKQGIFGGWLTMAGGGQVRDIAISGERFAFVNAAGILNAKDGPYASWRAVNAGGATKVVLAGNWIGWIQSGDFYAKAGLYAEWLALATGGQVRDVAVNGQDWFGFIGSGSYYAKQGPYTSWLTMAGGGQVTDIALAG